AGAGTGTACGGGCAGAACTCTTTCCgcaaataaatacatttataatgATTCAAAAAGACAATAACAACAGATACAATATGAACATTTTTAACCGGGAGTACTGCACTTTTCCAGGCGCACTTTTTTAGATTAATTAGCGCTCCGACCCTAACTCTGTTGTGCCAAAGTGTACTATGTATGCGTTTTCAATCTGTGAAACATACCATATGAAAAAACTTACGATCACATGAGAAGAACAGAGTCGGAAATGCGGAAAGTGTCTCAGCTACGCGtcggagttatgtccctttcaaATAAGCTCCACATATCATATATTCCTGTGTGGAGCTTCTATACGGATCGTTTAACCAGGCATTAACAGAAGATAATGTAATCGCAGCTGACAAAAACGCGTGGTACAACTGCTGTTGTGGAATGCAGATATCCTGCTTTTCCTTTCTTTTGTGTAAAGATATTATAAGGCTATCCACATTACCAACTGCTGTATCGTCCCCGTACATATGACCCATCAAGTGAAGCTTACACTTTCCGGATATTAAAAGTTACAAATATGGCGACTTGTCTGCCAAACATGCTTCGCCGGCATGTCCTCAGACGTTATCCAATGTCATTAGGCATCGAATGGCCATGCGTCTGTTTTCACAGACCCAGTACACAAAATTACGGATCTAGACCTGGTGGCTCAAACAGAACAGGTGGAGCACTCGATATGATTTCCCGACAGTTATTTGACGTGTCACAACTACACTAGTGTCGGTCATGCTGTGCCAATAAACTTATTTATTATAAAGCCAGGAGTTATACGTTGACCATGCACAGTGACGCTGTATAATTCTTGAGCACAGAGGTTTGAACCACGTCACTGGTTATACCTATTAACACTACTGCTTTGTATATATACCCAGCCAGAGACCCATTCACCTAATGTAGTGTCCAAAGATGCTTGAGGATGTTGTCCAAACAAAGTACCTTTTAACCTATTCCATGAGCGTTTTTACTACTCATATGAATACATTTGATTTCATCATGATGTTCAGAGAGATAGTCGAGCATGGTTAATCATGCAGTGGTAGCTACAACCAATCATAAACTAGATGCAATTGTTTTGTTAACACATTTGTGGTTTAGATTGAATCATCCCCAGAATTCATGTTCAAAGAATGTGTGGTTGTTTGGACAACATCCCCAAGTATTCCTTGTTTGGTTCTGTGTTTATCCCTTtcagactgctgtcatacagctggaatattgcagagtgctgcATTAGACCAGCAACAGAAACATACAACACCACTGAGATAGGAAGCCCCACAAAGTTTTTTAACATTTCTGCACATTTCTTTTGATCCATGTTGAAGATGCCCCTGACACCTGAAATGTGTTGCTAAGTTCTGTCTGTGCTTGTGCTTTGTTGCAGATGGGAGAACAGGAAGATATCATGAAGGTGGAAAATCTGTGAGTACATATGAGAGTTTTGTGGAAGGAATGAGGGAGGTGGCACATCGCACTGTGGTGGTGCAGGGAATGGACAAGGACCAGGTGTGTCGGCACCTACAACAATATGGCATGATAGAATCAGCTGTCCAGTTCCATCGGGCACGAAAGGTAATgctgtgaaaatattttcttatattctAGGGAGGCacctttgaaaaatatgttcagaTTTTTATGGAAAGGATGCAAAACTTTTCTTTTGATATTAACCATAACTCCTGTCTATGGATCAAGCATCTGATGTGCAGTTGTGACCCATGAGGTTCATGCGCATGTTCAAATTATTGTCTCTCAATACCACCATGCATTAGTACTGACATGTGAATCTCTTGTGATACACTTCCATTCTATTCTAAACAAATCATTACCATGTTACCTGCATGTATGATGTAATGTTAGAATTGAATGAACAAACATATTATCTGGAGTTAAATTGTCATAGTCACTCAACAGGTTGTAATGGAGAACTCCcatttgaaatttgtgtcatgacaattaaaatgattaatataattgcacagtctaagtaaacttagtctccgTACTTTTCATTATACTCCACTACTGTAGAGGAGTGTAACggaaagtactgaggctaagtttacttagcctGTATTATTGCACTGAGTAATGTAGACCCTGGTCCAATCGCTCTGACAACATAAGCCTTTTTATCCTAGTCTTTCTTCATGGTGGAGTATAAGGAGAGGACATCAGTGGCCGACCTGATGATGGACACGGGTTTTTCATTTGGGGAATTCCCTGTCAAATCTAGAGTGATGATCCTAAACCAACACAGTATTAAAAAAAGACCAGCTCACAAAGAAGATATTTCCTCCCATGAACACATGCTTTCAAGTCTGAAGGAATGCCAGTCAGTAAGTAGATGTGTGTCATGTCCACTGTCTACCTGTATATAACAAGATATATGATTGTGTGTACTTGTATGCCTTGTATCAAGGTATATTCCAGCCTTTGACATAGGCCAGTGTCCAAAGTGATTCCTATATGCCTTGGAAGGAACAGACAGTGTCCAGAGACTATTCTGTTGGTGCTTGCTGTTGACTGAACATAGGTACCGGATTTGGGTCAACCTCCTTGTCTTAAATTTGCCATGATTACCTGTAGTGGaggtttgttgtttgatgtacatcaatattccaactatataatTATTACCTTCAACAACTCAAGTCTCTACCAGAGATTTCAGTTATCAACATTTGGAGAATGGATGCACACTTTTAGCTAAGATTACAATCTTTCAACTTTCAGCTACTGTCTTACCCAAAGTGAACAAATAAGGTTGCAGGAGACCAATATTCTGTCTATTGGAATCCACACAATTGGCAGAAGGATGTATTTTGGCGGTTATGTTGAAGTTCCTTTCTACATTGTTCTTGTGGCATATGCCAAttatatgtcatgtttattggGAATATCCATTCAACATGTTCAAGGATATTGGGTGTTTCTGTCTTTTGGAGCCAGAGTACCGCAGGTAGTCACTGTAATAATGGATTGATATAGATTTGCTGATATTTTATAAACCCTGTTACCTTGGTTACCTGGAGGGAAATACTTTCTTTTCATAGTATTTGGTGACCTCTAAATTTtgacacctgtgaagatccagggttagaataggtcttcagcaacccatgcctgccaaaAAGGATgaccatgcttgtaagaggcaactaacaggattgggtggtcaagctcactgacttggttgacacatgtcatcagttcctatttgcgcagattgatgcctggattgtctagtccagactcgattaattgcAGAcctctggaatactgctgagtgtggcataaaactaaactgactcacccTAAATTTTGAACTTTCAATATTAAGAATACATTAAGGAATCTAAGCATCATTCTTTATTGAAACATAGATAAGCATGATGTACCCTTTTACTAGTACTGCACAATGTTCAATTTACTGTCATTAGTCATTATCTGTTAAAGATTTCAGATCAGATGGATAGCCTCCATCGATGCAAGCGTCTTACTCAGCGAGAGAAACGTCTGCGGTTCTTCATTGCGTCAGCCATAGAAGAAGCCCTATCAGGCATACTTCCACACTGCCAAATAAAGCCATTTGGGTCATGTGTTAATGGCTTTGGGTGGACAGACTGTGATCTGGACTTCACTTGTGATATCTTCCCACCAGACACTGTAAGTTGCTGTCATAACTGTTACATTGAACAGTTGAATGTATCTTCATCAATGCTTGTTGCAGTTTCAGTGTTTGtatacattttgtaaacaagAGTTTGAATGATCGAGAACAAGCAGAGGGTTTTGACAGATCATTTTGCACAGGGAATGAAATGTTTTATAATGTTTGATTACCAAGTCTAAAGTATAAGTCTAAAGGTAGTAATAAGTCATTGTATAAAATAAGCCAGAAACCCAGCCAGACATCAGGAGatcaacttcaaaatgttaccagaaTGTTACCAGAATGTTACTAAAATGGATTGCCAAACAGActggctagctgtaaatttCGACTGTCTGTCAAAAATCTGGCCAGTCTTGGGTGGTCAGACAGACCTTATTTCACACACTACACTCCACAGTATATTTAAGGATTGGTTAATTATCCCAGATGGGCGAGGTGAGTAAGGTTTGAGAATGGTCTAAGGAATGGTTCATAGTTGATGAAACCCAGTCCACTCTCCTGGTCCATTTGACAGAGTACAGCACTCTCAAGATTGACTGGGTTTCTCTGTTGGTAAGACAGTTTTGGTCTCCTACTGGGGATGTTGTACATGCTTGATTGACAGTTTAGCTACTGCTGTttttcatgtatatcagtgttgTTGTATTTCATTGTACCTATAGTGTTCAAGAatagtgtttcaaagtaacaggacattagTACTTTAattttcagatgtctgtctgaccaactgaaaattcacaggacacaTAGAATAAAAATCATTTCAGACTGAACATTTCTTATCATTGGCAATAAAATTATTATCAAATGTAAAATTTATTAACAGCAAACGAGTGTGACACGTCACATATGACAACTTCAttcaaagtcattgtgaaatataccCTCctacactggggccagcaggttgtaAACTTCCACTGGACCATCGGTGAAATGTGCCAGATTTGTCTGAGGGTCAGACATTATTCATGAATTCTGAATTCTTTCCCCTCCACGTACACAGTGAACCAGCCAACttgtgtttctgttttaaaGTCCAAGGATATTATTTCATTCTTGATGAGTGGTATTGGGGAAGACCAGTGTTAAGGTGTTCCTGGTTTGACTCACACaatggcacaatgtgtgaagcccattgctggtgttccctgccatgatgttgctgaaatattgcgaaaagcagcatgaaactaaactcactcacttaaatactTGATGAAGTGTCAAAGAGAGCTCAACTTGATTCTGTAATTCATAGTGATTTTATCATCATATTTATGCAGCAACTGGGAAGAACTGACATGAAGTTCATCTCAACGAAGCAGCATTATGCCAGGTTGTCAGAAGATCAGAGAAACCGGAGACTGTTGGAAAGCCTGAGCCAGACTCTGAAGAGTTATGTGCCCTTGTGTTCAGACTTCCAGAACATACTGAAGGCTCGGGTGCCTATAGTACGGTTCCGGCACGAACTTGCAGGTGTTAGATGTGATCTCAGCTACCATGACAAGTAAGTTTACATTATGATCCATGAAGCAATGGGGAAATAGGTTTGAGCTCCGTCTGTCCTTCTGTCCAGAATAAAAGGGACAGATTTTCTCAAAAAACATTAtagataaacatgtcaatagagaAATTTGGTATGTGTTTTCAGGATATGAATACCTTTGATTGAGTGTGAAAAATTGTTACAGAGTTACAATTTGTTACAGAGTTATGACCCTTGCCTTGACTTGGTGCATGTTATACCCAATTGTCCCTGGAACGGTTACAGATAGGGAAGCCATATGTGACATGTGTTTTCAGGTGGAGTTATTGATGCCAATGTCTTCTTGTTTAGATGGCTTTCCCAAATCTGTTTTTTACAATCTCTAGTTTCTGTTTTGTAATACACAGATTTGAGATACCATATTCTTTTCAGAGATACTAAATTAGCGACAggaatgtgaaacagtgtgttCTTCAAGGTTCTTTGATTCAGTTGTGTCTTGTAAGGATGAAAATGTCACAATTTGTGATCTTGTTCAGTGTGTGTTGTGGACTGTTTCATCAACTGAGTTCAACTCTCACTGCAACGCATTTTCTTAAAATATGGCAAAATTTCAGTCATCAATATTACAATGGTTGATTAAGAAATGTCCTACTAGATATCTGATATAGCTCTAAATGATTAAGAGAATGTTTACAGTAACACTCAAGAACAAACCTATTTTACACTTCAAGTTTTTATTAAGACAAGCAGTGTATTAGTGTTGTTCCTGGTAAGTGAGCTCACTGTCATGTTTATCAGAACATGATACAATGTTTTTCCAATTGTTTATTAGCAGAGATAACATTATCTTTAATCAGTGTGAGAAAGAAGGTCCATCTGACAGCCCAAGATGCACTAGATTACTCATGGATGGTCTAAATTTACACCAAGCCAGTCCGATGGTCTGGTAAAATATTCAGATGTCCCATATATCCAATGTATTTCAGCATCACACACAAGTTATCAGAGCTGATGTTTGTGTACGGATGCTACAACCCTGACGTGTACCCCCTGATGAGTGTTGTGAAGCAATGGGCGCGGGACAAGCTGATCACACGACCAATGCCAGGTCGGTACGCCACCAACTTCATCCTGCTGGCCATGGTGGTGTACTACTTGCAGACACAGGAGCTTCTGCCTACAGTTGGTGCCATGCAGACCATGGCAGGTGGGTACAACTGATGGATTCATACCACCAGTCCATGTCAGTAACAAGCATTTAGACAGTGTGTCCAAATAACCATCCTCAATAATATCAAGGGTACATGTTcagataaatctccactataccctagaTGCATCTATgatttacctccctttgctgactcagCATTTCTCACAATAGCAACCACGacaaccaagcttgccagtgtcaaaaAAGATAATGGTCGCAGGGTggaaggtttgtttgcagtgtgacTCTTtgagggaaatcatacagacaactTGATTGGTCCGAaacttataaaaatacaaagaagaatgccttctacctctttaaggggcggtggggtagcctagtggttaatgcgttcgctcgtcacgccgaagacctgggttcaattccccacatgggtacaaagtgtgaagcccattttctagtgccccccgccgtgatattgctggaatattgctaaaagcggcataaaactaaactcactcactcactctacctctttcagagtacctctgcatcagttgtgttgccaagtttaattggttaaaaaatttaaaaagtgaGTGTGATTAGTGCGCTTAACTACCCTGCACAAACACCGGATGGGatgaaaagccagccaagggaggtaataaaatcatcaggctgagccatagatgcatcgatcatatagtggagatttattggaacaCATACCCTCGAGATTATTGAGGATGACCCAATAAAATGCTTTGGCAGAGACTGAAAGTACAGTAAAGTTATTTGCACTGAAATATGTCATGGCAAGTTTATGGGACTGATGTGTTGAAATCTTAACACTGTGTCAAAAGCATGCATTCTGCTTCAATATGTCTTACAGATCGCTATGCGTCTGATTTGGTTCACTTTGTTGTACAGGGATATTGTGGTTAACATCTGCAACCTGCATTGTTTTGCCTTCATTTCAAAGAGAGAgatgcatacacacatgcactgTTTGTCAGTCTTTTGCATCGATCTTTCAGATACCAGTAGTGAATTTTTAAATGGCAGAGGAAGTTTCTACTTTGTGCGAGATCTGGACATTCTTCCGAAACCCTCAAACACCAGAAGTCTGGGTGAGCTGATGATTTTTCAGAGTGTGATATCATCAGAGTTATTATAGCTGAAATAGATAGAATTTGTAGCTCGTGCTAAAAtgaacaaacatgaaacaatgttagtaaaagtttattttgtgttGTATAAACCCCACAACATCATAGAACATAAGCTAAGGTGACGTCACAAGCAAGAAATGGGAGGTCATTGACACCCTATAACAATAGAAAAGATAGCAAAGAAATTTGGGCTGCCATCAAATTACAATGGCTAGCAGATATCTGATAACTTGCAGGATATATGTGATTATTCTATCCATTTTTACTATCAATGTCTTGAGAAAAACTACtgtaaacattttttaaatgctGTTACTGATTCTACCTGTGCCCAGTTTATTTGAAATCACACAATACGTCctcttttctttttgttttacaGAGGAGTTGCTTTATGGTTTCTTCTCATTTTACACTAAGTTCAACTTCCGACGTCGTAGAATATCCCTTGTAACGGGCACCGATTTCGACAAGACAACAGACAGTGCCATGCAGGTGGAGAACCCTTTAGACATCACCCTCAACGTCAGCCGCAGCATGGCACCAACAGAGGTCATCAACCTACAGAGTGAAATGCTCAATGCACTGAGAACATTGGACACTCACAGTAATGTTGACTCTTCAGAGGACTGGGGAATTATGTGTTTATTTTCTAAAGAAGACTCTACTCAGTCATCAACTGTACATACATCCTCTCTCTTCGACTCAATACAGAAGCAGACGCATGACTTTCCCAGAACTGACACCGACATGTTGTCTTCGGCCTCCTTCCTCCGGTGACCAGGAGGACAGAGTGAAGTGTTTTGCCAATCATGTACTGCATGTTGGTTTGTACCATATCCTGGCTTAA
This portion of the Haliotis asinina isolate JCU_RB_2024 chromosome 10, JCU_Hal_asi_v2, whole genome shotgun sequence genome encodes:
- the LOC137297939 gene encoding poly(A) RNA polymerase, mitochondrial-like — encoded protein: MATCLPNMLRRHVLRRYPMSLGIEWPCVCFHRPSTQNYGSRPGGSNRTDGRTGRYHEGGKSVSTYESFVEGMREVAHRTVVVQGMDKDQVCRHLQQYGMIESAVQFHRARKSFFMVEYKERTSVADLMMDTGFSFGEFPVKSRVMILNQHSIKKRPAHKEDISSHEHMLSSLKECQSISDQMDSLHRCKRLTQREKRLRFFIASAIEEALSGILPHCQIKPFGSCVNGFGWTDCDLDFTCDIFPPDTQLGRTDMKFISTKQHYARLSEDQRNRRLLESLSQTLKSYVPLCSDFQNILKARVPIVRFRHELAGVRCDLSYHDNITHKLSELMFVYGCYNPDVYPLMSVVKQWARDKLITRPMPGRYATNFILLAMVVYYLQTQELLPTVGAMQTMADTSSEFLNGRGSFYFVRDLDILPKPSNTRSLEELLYGFFSFYTKFNFRRRRISLVTGTDFDKTTDSAMQVENPLDITLNVSRSMAPTEVINLQSEMLNALRTLDTHSNVDSSEDWGIMCLFSKEDSTQSSTVHTSSLFDSIQKQTHDFPRTDTDMLSSASFLR